A region of Thiofilum sp. DNA encodes the following proteins:
- a CDS encoding PQQ-dependent catabolism-associated beta-propeller protein — MSLKRIIRLALLSTCLSVSALSFAKDTGYVFVSSEKDHNITVLDGKTLEVVKTIKTSERPRHLAFNPDKTQIYAACGDGESIDIIDIAKLEVVDKIDDIEDPEAFDLSPDGKTMYISLEDDGALGILDLASKEMTKEVEVGEEPEGVLAHPNGKTVFVTSEVANMVHVIDVEKGESVADIVVGKRPRRFALTPDQQHLWVSSELDASVSIIDLAKNEVIHKIKFEPKGFRMEDVTPVGITLTKDGKTAYVGMGRANRVAIVDVASRAVQDYILVGERAWNVSFNADESKLFAVNGLSDDVSVIDVASNKVIKSVPVGRVPYMALVD, encoded by the coding sequence ATGTCCTTAAAACGCATTATTCGTCTTGCTCTCTTGAGTACTTGCTTAAGTGTTAGCGCTCTAAGCTTTGCCAAAGATACCGGCTATGTGTTTGTCAGTAGCGAAAAAGATCACAATATTACCGTACTCGATGGTAAAACCCTTGAGGTGGTCAAAACCATTAAAACCTCTGAGCGCCCCCGCCACCTCGCTTTTAATCCTGACAAAACTCAGATCTATGCCGCCTGTGGTGATGGTGAAAGCATTGATATTATTGATATAGCTAAGCTCGAAGTAGTGGATAAAATCGACGATATTGAAGACCCTGAAGCGTTTGATCTCAGCCCCGATGGTAAAACCATGTACATCTCGCTTGAAGACGACGGTGCATTAGGGATTCTCGATCTAGCCAGTAAAGAGATGACTAAAGAGGTTGAGGTCGGTGAAGAGCCTGAAGGGGTGTTAGCTCATCCCAACGGTAAAACCGTATTTGTCACTTCTGAAGTCGCCAATATGGTGCATGTAATTGACGTAGAAAAAGGTGAATCGGTAGCCGATATTGTCGTAGGTAAACGTCCGCGCCGCTTTGCACTCACGCCAGACCAACAGCATTTATGGGTATCGAGTGAACTGGATGCTTCCGTTAGCATTATTGATCTGGCTAAAAATGAAGTGATTCATAAAATCAAATTTGAGCCTAAAGGTTTCCGCATGGAGGATGTAACACCCGTAGGCATTACTCTCACTAAAGATGGTAAAACCGCCTATGTAGGTATGGGTCGCGCTAATCGCGTCGCTATAGTAGATGTCGCTAGCCGTGCAGTGCAAGATTATATTCTGGTCGGTGAGCGGGCGTGGAATGTGTCATTTAATGCCGATGAATCTAAACTATTTGCGGTTAATGGTCTCAGTGACGACGTATCGGTGATTGATGTGGCTAGCAATAAAGTCATTAAATCCGTTCCGGTGGGACGTGTACCCTATATGGCATTAGTGGATTAA
- a CDS encoding aldo/keto reductase: MEKRALTSDILVSPLGLGTVKFGRNQGVKYPKGFELPSDQQIDHLLGLAFDLGINLIDTAPAYGLSEERLGKRLLNRQEWVIETKVGESFEKGESSFDFSTDATRLSVERSLRRLKTDYLDLILIHSDGNDEKILKYEGVLDTLMQMQQQGYIRAVGISSKTVEGALLAYELGCDAVMATYNPTYTDELPVLEAAAKQHKAVLIKKAFASGHLDKIGGADPVEQALGFIFAQQGVTSVVLGTLNPDHLRHNVQVAKAVLGA, translated from the coding sequence ATGGAAAAACGAGCATTAACATCTGATATTCTAGTCAGTCCTTTGGGGCTAGGCACGGTTAAATTCGGGCGTAATCAAGGGGTTAAGTACCCTAAAGGTTTTGAATTACCCAGCGATCAGCAAATCGATCATTTGCTAGGGCTAGCCTTTGATTTAGGGATTAATCTCATCGATACCGCACCCGCTTATGGTTTGAGCGAAGAGCGTCTAGGTAAGCGGCTGCTTAATCGACAGGAGTGGGTGATTGAAACTAAAGTTGGTGAATCCTTTGAGAAGGGCGAGTCGAGTTTTGATTTTAGTACCGATGCGACCCGCTTAAGCGTAGAGCGTAGTTTGCGACGGCTTAAAACCGATTATTTAGACCTCATCCTCATTCACTCTGACGGTAATGATGAGAAAATCCTCAAGTACGAAGGCGTACTCGATACCCTAATGCAAATGCAACAGCAGGGCTATATTCGTGCCGTAGGGATTTCTTCTAAAACGGTTGAGGGCGCATTGCTAGCCTATGAGTTAGGCTGTGATGCAGTGATGGCAACTTATAATCCTACCTATACCGACGAACTACCCGTGTTAGAAGCCGCAGCTAAGCAGCATAAAGCAGTATTGATTAAGAAGGCGTTTGCCAGTGGGCATTTAGATAAAATTGGTGGGGCTGATCCAGTCGAGCAAGCTTTAGGTTTTATTTTTGCCCAACAAGGTGTCACCAGTGTAGTGCTAGGCACGCTCAATCCCGACCATTTACGCCACAATGTCCAAGTCGCTAAAGCGGTATTAGGTGCATGA
- a CDS encoding 5'-nucleotidase C-terminal domain-containing protein: MKAKTPLAFIIALGMGIVVSGCGGGSSSEVSVTQRMVGKVMGSAPVQGLAYTSSACEANCITNAQGEYFYYAGNNVSFTLPPNTKMTVKAAPVILPNDFTAETGVTDPKSVRLARLLQSLDADNNVANGLDISAAASKLPSACGFNTDAELAACQLTHLVSAATAKTALQQALAAVAGTFQFKILHINDHHSHTDPDTTTVAIGDHKATLTTGGFANVVAGLKQLSNASTMPLLKLHGGDAITGTVYFSLTKGESDAAAMNQACFDAMTMGNHEFDSGDAGLVKFLDYLKAGSCPPVALSANVQPKVGTSPLTPSSATDYLKPYTVKELSGQKVGIIGLTIADKTKASSSPDATTMFLDEATTAQKYIDELKGQGVNKIVLLTHHGYDRDLALAPKLKGVDVIVGGDSHSLIGNAYNDVGLSAQGDYPSFVRDAEGKRVCIVQAWQYAQVIGELDVKFNADGDVLACAGTPHLLVSQLNTVNAVVANANADAIKATSSNDATIKTVMAALNQKPFAVVTPDAATNTVLKPFQDQKANFANKIIGVASQNLCFERVPGQGRSSIAGCNDLTWQRGSDISNIVAKAFLEMSKSSDVCIQNGGGVRIDVPAGNISVGTAYTLLPFANTLTEITMTGQQIKDVLEDAMDATTGGSTGSYPYAAGLRWTVNLAEAKGSRISNLEINPRVAGSWTAIDLSKNYKVVTNSFTASGQDGYLTFKTIPDTLKLNTYLDYAQSFVDYVEKLTAEGKQISKLPIAEYSTQQCIPDMDGKYCTQPAASQ; the protein is encoded by the coding sequence ATGAAAGCAAAAACCCCTTTAGCATTCATTATAGCCCTCGGTATGGGTATCGTAGTGTCGGGTTGTGGCGGCGGCTCTAGTTCTGAGGTTAGTGTCACCCAACGTATGGTAGGCAAAGTGATGGGTAGCGCTCCAGTACAAGGGCTGGCTTATACCTCCTCCGCCTGTGAAGCGAATTGTATTACTAATGCTCAAGGTGAGTACTTTTATTACGCAGGTAATAATGTGTCGTTCACCTTGCCGCCTAATACTAAAATGACGGTGAAAGCTGCACCTGTTATTTTGCCTAATGACTTTACTGCTGAAACAGGGGTGACCGATCCCAAGTCAGTGCGTTTAGCGCGTTTATTACAGAGTCTTGATGCAGACAATAATGTAGCGAATGGGCTAGATATTAGTGCCGCAGCCAGTAAATTACCTAGTGCCTGTGGATTCAATACCGATGCTGAGTTAGCCGCTTGTCAGTTAACCCATTTAGTGAGTGCTGCGACTGCTAAAACCGCATTGCAACAAGCATTAGCCGCCGTAGCAGGTACATTCCAATTTAAGATTCTGCATATTAACGATCACCACTCCCATACTGATCCTGATACCACAACAGTGGCTATTGGTGACCATAAGGCGACATTAACCACGGGTGGATTTGCCAATGTGGTAGCGGGGTTAAAGCAGCTCAGTAATGCTTCCACGATGCCGCTTTTAAAATTACACGGTGGCGATGCAATAACCGGAACGGTGTATTTTAGTTTGACTAAAGGCGAATCCGATGCCGCTGCTATGAATCAAGCGTGTTTCGATGCTATGACCATGGGGAATCATGAGTTTGATAGTGGCGATGCGGGCTTAGTAAAGTTTTTGGATTATCTTAAAGCAGGTAGTTGCCCTCCAGTAGCCTTAAGCGCCAATGTTCAGCCTAAAGTGGGTACTTCACCCTTAACGCCTAGCAGTGCGACGGATTATTTAAAGCCTTATACGGTTAAAGAACTCAGTGGGCAAAAGGTCGGTATTATTGGTTTAACGATTGCCGATAAAACCAAAGCTTCTTCTAGTCCCGATGCCACCACTATGTTTTTAGATGAAGCCACTACGGCGCAAAAGTATATTGATGAGCTTAAAGGTCAGGGCGTTAATAAAATTGTGTTACTCACCCACCATGGCTATGACCGTGATTTAGCCTTAGCACCTAAGCTCAAAGGGGTCGATGTCATTGTTGGGGGAGATTCGCACAGCTTAATAGGCAATGCTTATAATGATGTGGGCTTAAGTGCTCAAGGAGATTATCCGTCTTTTGTGCGTGATGCTGAAGGCAAACGTGTCTGTATAGTGCAAGCGTGGCAATACGCTCAAGTGATTGGTGAGCTAGATGTTAAATTCAATGCCGATGGTGATGTATTAGCTTGTGCGGGGACACCACACTTATTAGTCAGTCAGTTGAATACGGTTAATGCGGTAGTGGCTAATGCCAACGCTGATGCAATTAAGGCTACATCCTCTAATGACGCAACCATAAAAACAGTGATGGCAGCCTTAAATCAAAAGCCCTTTGCTGTGGTAACACCTGATGCTGCAACGAATACCGTGCTCAAACCCTTCCAAGATCAAAAAGCCAATTTTGCTAATAAAATTATCGGTGTGGCGAGTCAAAATCTGTGCTTTGAACGTGTTCCCGGACAAGGACGCAGCTCGATAGCAGGGTGTAATGATCTGACATGGCAACGCGGTAGCGATATTAGCAATATCGTCGCTAAAGCCTTTTTAGAGATGAGCAAAAGTTCTGATGTCTGTATTCAAAATGGCGGCGGGGTACGTATTGATGTGCCAGCAGGCAATATTAGTGTTGGTACGGCTTATACCTTATTACCTTTTGCCAATACGCTGACCGAAATCACTATGACAGGTCAACAAATTAAGGATGTATTAGAAGATGCTATGGATGCCACTACGGGGGGATCTACAGGTTCTTATCCTTATGCAGCGGGTTTACGTTGGACAGTGAATTTAGCTGAGGCTAAGGGTTCGCGTATTTCTAACTTAGAGATTAATCCACGGGTAGCAGGGAGTTGGACGGCTATTGATCTGAGCAAAAACTATAAGGTGGTGACCAATAGTTTTACAGCCAGTGGGCAAGATGGTTATCTAACCTTTAAAACTATTCCAGATACTTTAAAACTCAATACTTATTTAGATTACGCTCAGTCCTTTGTAGATTACGTAGAAAAGCTAACGGCTGAAGGCAAACAAATCAGTAAGCTGCCGATTGCTGAATACAGTACTCAACAATGTATTCCAGACATGGACGGTAAATATTGCACTCAACCGGCTGCCTCACAGTAA
- a CDS encoding 2Fe-2S iron-sulfur cluster-binding protein produces MMTYKITILDTDYTFEALPNETLLQAALRQKIPVPWGCGGGICGICLSKIVSGTMVYDGEPLALFEEDVEAGKGLICVGYARSDLVLDVPEMD; encoded by the coding sequence ATGATGACCTATAAGATCACCATTCTTGATACAGATTATACTTTTGAAGCTTTGCCCAATGAGACGCTATTACAAGCGGCGTTAAGGCAAAAAATCCCCGTACCTTGGGGTTGTGGAGGCGGAATTTGTGGTATCTGCTTAAGTAAAATAGTGTCGGGAACAATGGTTTATGACGGTGAGCCACTAGCACTATTTGAAGAAGATGTAGAGGCAGGTAAGGGACTGATTTGTGTAGGCTACGCCCGCTCGGATTTAGTGCTAGATGTGCCAGAGATGGATTGA
- the waaA gene encoding lipid IV(A) 3-deoxy-D-manno-octulosonic acid transferase, with product MSLARSTYSALLYSLTPFLLGRTLWRSIKQPQHRERLLERLGFVPKRQSIRSCIWLHAVSVGETIAAKPLIEALLTTYPDHDLWITSTTLTGSQTVQRLFKNRVLSSYMPYDLPDAMRRFVQRVQPNLVLIMETELWPNLYAQCAQHAIPLALLNARLSPKSFKGYQQFHTLTQPTLQPVSLIAARSAQDAEYFKQLGANAAAVKVAGNIKFDLNLPSDLAEKGRLLRNSWGKGRPVWVAASTHAGEDEIILAVWQNLKARYPELLLILVPRHPERFNAVAELAQTTGFNIIRRSVQTPFSPQTDMMVGDTMGELLLWYAASDIAFIGGSLIPQGGHNPLEASALKVPVISGDQVHNFADIYPPLIEAGGAVLVNNAQGLEQQIRDWLEHPIRRQQAGQAGFEWLQPHRGVVKRLMQWIEEVKHEKS from the coding sequence ATGAGTTTAGCGCGTAGTACTTACAGCGCCTTGTTGTATAGTTTAACCCCCTTTTTGCTGGGTAGAACCCTATGGCGTAGTATCAAGCAACCCCAACACCGTGAGCGATTGTTGGAGCGTTTAGGTTTTGTCCCCAAACGCCAAAGTATTCGTTCCTGTATTTGGTTACACGCGGTTTCAGTCGGAGAAACTATTGCCGCTAAGCCTTTGATTGAAGCGCTACTCACTACTTATCCTGATCATGATTTATGGATCACCTCTACTACGCTTACAGGTTCGCAAACAGTACAGCGACTCTTTAAAAACCGTGTGCTGAGTAGTTATATGCCCTATGATTTGCCGGATGCAATGCGCCGCTTTGTACAACGTGTCCAACCGAATCTAGTGCTGATCATGGAAACCGAGCTATGGCCTAATCTGTATGCTCAATGTGCTCAACACGCCATTCCACTAGCCTTATTAAATGCGCGTCTTTCGCCTAAGTCTTTTAAAGGCTATCAACAGTTCCACACACTGACCCAACCCACTTTGCAACCAGTGAGTTTGATTGCAGCCCGCAGTGCTCAAGATGCCGAGTACTTTAAACAGCTAGGTGCAAACGCTGCTGCGGTAAAGGTCGCAGGGAATATTAAATTTGATCTGAATTTACCCTCTGACTTAGCCGAAAAGGGGCGCTTATTGCGTAATAGTTGGGGCAAAGGGCGTCCGGTTTGGGTTGCGGCGAGTACGCATGCGGGCGAAGATGAGATCATCTTAGCAGTCTGGCAAAACCTTAAAGCTCGATACCCTGAACTATTATTAATCCTAGTGCCGCGTCACCCTGAACGCTTTAATGCAGTGGCTGAATTAGCGCAAACTACGGGTTTTAATATAATACGGCGTAGTGTCCAAACACCTTTTTCTCCGCAAACCGATATGATGGTGGGCGATACGATGGGTGAGTTATTGCTTTGGTATGCAGCATCAGATATAGCGTTTATTGGTGGCAGTTTAATTCCACAGGGCGGGCATAATCCATTAGAAGCGTCTGCTTTAAAAGTACCCGTGATTAGTGGTGATCAAGTTCATAATTTCGCCGATATTTACCCCCCTTTAATTGAGGCGGGTGGGGCAGTATTGGTGAATAATGCTCAGGGATTAGAGCAGCAAATACGGGATTGGCTAGAGCACCCTATAAGGCGTCAACAAGCTGGACAAGCAGGCTTTGAGTGGTTGCAACCGCATCGAGGGGTAGTCAAGCGTTTAATGCAATGGATTGAAGAGGTAAAGCATGAAAAAAGTTAG
- a CDS encoding ABC transporter substrate-binding protein has protein sequence MKAVLLGSLCLLSALASSAWANDPTPETTYVIGYLELDDEIDKRYGEKQLFAKYLGQSLGRPYAGAEVALREVKYHGKALNVSFALEKATAKDSADLSIQLQALKQKGAKFVLTDLPAAELAPLAKSTRDQELVLLNISAPEDNLRQTDCQPHLYHLLPNYAMQTDALAQFLVARKWTKVLHLTGSSPMDEQWSQAFERSAKRFGVKITEKKTFALSNDPRERDQNNVALLTGGDQDVIFIADSHGEFARQVPYHTLKPNLVVGAEGLNASAWHWAWERHGAPQLEKRFEKKAERPMTSTDWAAWIGVKAIAEAVQIKNTTEFKTLTEYLTAPDTAMDGFKGNGVSFRAWDHQLRQPLLLHTHNWVIDRAPMKGFLHQVNNLDTLGFDERESTCKF, from the coding sequence ATGAAAGCCGTGTTATTGGGCAGCTTATGCCTATTAAGTGCCTTAGCTTCATCTGCTTGGGCAAACGACCCTACACCTGAAACCACTTATGTAATTGGCTATTTGGAGCTAGACGACGAAATCGATAAGCGTTATGGCGAGAAGCAGCTTTTTGCTAAGTATTTAGGTCAATCCTTAGGTCGACCTTATGCAGGGGCAGAGGTAGCTTTAAGAGAGGTCAAATATCACGGTAAAGCACTTAATGTGTCTTTTGCCCTAGAAAAAGCTACGGCAAAAGACAGTGCTGATTTAAGCATTCAATTGCAAGCCTTAAAACAAAAAGGGGCTAAATTTGTTCTAACCGATTTGCCCGCAGCAGAGTTAGCGCCACTAGCTAAAAGTACGCGTGATCAAGAGCTAGTATTACTCAACATTTCCGCACCGGAAGATAATCTACGCCAAACCGATTGCCAGCCGCATCTGTATCACTTGCTCCCCAATTATGCCATGCAAACCGATGCTTTAGCGCAGTTTTTAGTGGCTCGTAAATGGACAAAAGTGCTGCATTTGACAGGAAGCTCGCCGATGGATGAGCAATGGTCACAAGCCTTTGAGCGCTCAGCTAAACGCTTTGGGGTAAAAATCACTGAGAAGAAAACCTTTGCTCTCAGCAATGACCCGCGTGAGCGCGACCAAAATAATGTAGCCCTTCTCACGGGCGGCGATCAGGATGTGATTTTTATTGCCGATAGTCACGGCGAATTTGCCCGCCAAGTACCCTATCACACCTTAAAACCTAATCTAGTAGTAGGTGCTGAGGGCTTAAATGCCTCCGCTTGGCATTGGGCTTGGGAACGGCACGGTGCACCACAATTAGAAAAACGCTTTGAGAAAAAAGCTGAGCGTCCTATGACCAGCACCGATTGGGCGGCATGGATCGGGGTAAAAGCGATTGCGGAAGCGGTACAAATCAAAAACACCACTGAGTTTAAGACCTTAACCGAGTATCTCACGGCTCCCGATACAGCTATGGATGGGTTTAAGGGGAATGGAGTGAGCTTTAGAGCATGGGATCATCAATTGCGCCAACCGTTATTATTGCATACGCATAATTGGGTGATTGATCGTGCACCCATGAAAGGCTTTCTGCATCAAGTGAATAACTTAGACACCTTAGGCTTTGATGAGCGTGAGAGTACTTGTAAGTTTTAA
- a CDS encoding AAA family ATPase yields the protein MLKFPYGNSDFYSLRTEGYVYLDRTHYLAKLENAGKQLIFLRPRRFGKSLWLSTLAHYYDVNRKADFERLFGELAVGKTPTPERNQYMILRWDFSQVLAQGDTEAITQNLFRHIMATLQDFLLRYKGLLKTEPKLIYEDALFSFQSVLSAAQASGYQVYLLIDEYDNFANELLMHVQADQQSYLELVRSEGVLKTLFKAIKSNASDGKIGRVFITGVSPVVLSDMTSGYNVATNIYLLPHFNALCGVTETELTELVNQVASECQHPPETISQTLATMRSFYNGYRFCEDMTQPRLYNPTLALYYLHYYKEYCSAPSQILDGNLAMDANKIAYIASLPAGRTVINNILNAQQALTIPQLENQFGMEKLRNLKNDPNYMIALLYFFGVLTISGRGAIGGLILSVPNLVIHGLYIAELKERLLPDGMERFMLQQMAEQFYQTAELQPLAEFIETKYFAILNNRDYRWSNELTVKTAFLTLLFSDTYYIMDSEPALQRRYSDLTLITRPNMRQYALLDIVFEFKYLSLGDLGLTGEQVKNQSREQLALLPLVQTALQNAQHQLAHYRQVLIDKYQEPERLRCIAVVALGFERLVWQILE from the coding sequence ATGCTCAAATTCCCCTACGGCAATAGCGATTTCTACTCTTTGCGTACCGAGGGCTATGTCTATTTAGATCGTACCCACTACCTCGCCAAGCTCGAAAACGCAGGCAAGCAACTCATCTTCCTACGCCCGCGCCGCTTTGGTAAATCATTATGGCTCTCGACCCTAGCCCATTACTACGATGTGAATCGCAAAGCTGATTTCGAGCGCCTATTCGGTGAACTAGCCGTCGGCAAAACTCCCACACCAGAACGCAATCAATACATGATATTGCGTTGGGATTTTTCCCAAGTATTAGCGCAAGGCGATACCGAAGCTATTACTCAAAATCTATTCCGTCATATTATGGCGACCTTGCAAGACTTTTTGTTGAGATACAAAGGTCTATTAAAAACAGAACCTAAATTGATCTATGAAGATGCACTATTTTCTTTTCAATCGGTATTAAGCGCGGCACAGGCGAGTGGTTATCAAGTCTATTTACTGATAGATGAATACGATAATTTTGCTAATGAGCTACTCATGCACGTTCAAGCCGATCAACAAAGTTATTTAGAGCTGGTAAGAAGCGAAGGTGTACTAAAAACTTTATTCAAAGCCATTAAATCAAATGCCTCAGACGGAAAAATAGGGCGAGTATTTATTACCGGAGTATCACCTGTAGTCTTAAGCGATATGACTAGCGGCTATAATGTGGCTACTAATATTTATTTACTACCTCATTTCAACGCCTTATGTGGTGTGACTGAAACCGAACTTACAGAGCTAGTGAATCAAGTAGCCTCAGAGTGCCAACATCCGCCAGAAACTATCTCGCAAACCTTAGCTACCATGCGCTCATTTTATAATGGTTATCGTTTTTGTGAGGATATGACTCAACCCCGCCTGTATAATCCTACGCTAGCTTTGTACTATCTGCATTATTACAAGGAATATTGCTCGGCTCCCTCGCAAATTCTCGACGGCAATTTAGCAATGGATGCTAATAAGATTGCCTATATAGCCAGTTTACCCGCAGGTAGAACAGTTATTAATAACATTCTCAATGCTCAACAGGCGTTGACTATTCCCCAATTAGAAAATCAATTTGGGATGGAAAAGCTACGCAATTTGAAAAATGATCCTAATTATATGATTGCGCTGCTCTACTTTTTTGGAGTGCTGACTATTAGCGGGCGCGGTGCAATTGGCGGACTTATTTTAAGTGTACCGAATCTAGTCATTCACGGCTTATATATTGCAGAACTTAAAGAGCGCTTATTACCGGATGGTATGGAGCGTTTTATGCTGCAACAAATGGCAGAGCAATTTTATCAAACTGCTGAGTTGCAGCCTTTAGCTGAATTTATCGAAACTAAATACTTTGCGATTTTAAATAATCGTGATTATCGCTGGAGTAATGAGCTAACCGTTAAAACAGCTTTCTTAACGCTATTATTTAGCGATACCTACTACATTATGGATTCCGAGCCTGCCTTACAACGGCGCTATTCAGATTTAACGCTGATTACTCGCCCCAATATGCGCCAGTATGCATTGCTGGATATAGTATTTGAATTTAAGTACTTGAGCTTAGGTGATTTAGGTTTGACCGGAGAGCAAGTTAAAAACCAAAGTCGTGAGCAACTAGCGTTATTACCTTTAGTGCAGACAGCTTTACAAAATGCTCAGCATCAATTAGCCCATTATCGCCAAGTATTGATCGATAAATACCAAGAGCCAGAGCGCCTGCGTTGCATCGCAGTAGTCGCGCTAGGTTTTGAGCGTTTGGTATGGCAGATACTCGAATAA
- a CDS encoding GDYXXLXY domain-containing protein, translated as MNRAQQLALAIALPLALLTANAGWHFYKLGQGVEIRLPIQGFDPRDLLAGHYLIYQIDYGLGDFCTSTDSTKRQRQTICLQPKQSEASADCAIPLEGFCSNEGFKAGIERFYIPEQYASALDQAIRGQKGEIVLMVKNGKASVKDLLIEGKPWLEFIKSNKLK; from the coding sequence ATGAATCGTGCTCAGCAACTAGCTCTCGCCATTGCTCTACCACTGGCTTTATTAACTGCTAATGCGGGTTGGCATTTTTATAAATTAGGTCAAGGGGTAGAAATACGCTTGCCCATTCAAGGCTTTGACCCTAGGGATTTATTAGCCGGACATTATCTGATTTATCAGATTGATTATGGCTTAGGGGATTTTTGCACTAGCACGGATAGTACCAAAAGGCAGCGTCAAACAATATGCTTACAACCTAAACAAAGTGAAGCCAGTGCAGATTGTGCTATTCCCCTAGAGGGCTTTTGCAGTAACGAAGGATTTAAAGCAGGTATTGAGCGCTTTTATATTCCCGAACAATATGCCTCAGCTTTAGATCAAGCGATACGCGGACAAAAGGGTGAAATTGTACTAATGGTCAAAAACGGCAAAGCGAGCGTGAAAGATTTACTGATTGAAGGTAAACCTTGGCTAGAGTTTATTAAAAGCAATAAGCTTAAATAA
- a CDS encoding cytochrome c, with amino-acid sequence MKKVSYISLLVLALYLVGCDKKPEDTHTLSPQAAKPIEVSEAQIRAGKEIHDKNCISCHDSSVYTRLERRMNNYPELLAQVRRCDANLATRLFDEEIQQVALYLNQTYYQFNLP; translated from the coding sequence ATGAAAAAAGTTAGCTATATCAGTTTATTAGTATTGGCATTGTATTTAGTAGGATGCGATAAAAAACCAGAGGATACTCACACGCTCAGTCCACAAGCGGCTAAACCTATTGAGGTGAGTGAGGCACAAATTCGGGCGGGCAAAGAGATCCACGATAAAAATTGCATTAGTTGCCACGATAGCTCGGTCTATACGCGTTTAGAGCGGCGTATGAATAATTATCCTGAATTGTTAGCGCAAGTAAGGCGCTGTGATGCAAACTTGGCTACGCGATTATTTGATGAGGAAATTCAACAAGTCGCGCTTTATCTTAATCAAACCTATTACCAGTTTAATTTGCCATGA
- a CDS encoding DUF2157 domain-containing protein: protein MTAIDKKLQQWLAANLINPEQYQAIERFEAEHNPPRKLWVSIMLLGVAVMGLGVISLIAANWAFIPLLVKLALALIILSLVGVSIWVLDQHNHPLGFETALTGFLIGCLAMIGLISQLFHLGGQWYHALLGWGVMTLPLVLFARRLLARFLWVSISLTGLVWTLLAIPSPDIPFEVILQVLPLLGFLIAVVSYYASVFIKPLANLSASTLFWMQFSGLVALGYIDGLRTLGERNDLESYWYITILILSLMIGVGIVLNRKYALLNRVLLISCLLLLLLYYHPTLFFNGETYYNYFWSSTTTTAWWQADDIRAPLLTLIILALYAMHVGNQGLTTSFNIMTLLIGIRFIILYFQALGGLAATGFGLIISGALLIAIAWAWQQYRKRLQQWTQELSL from the coding sequence GTGACTGCGATTGACAAAAAGCTCCAACAATGGCTAGCCGCCAATCTGATTAATCCTGAGCAATATCAAGCGATTGAGCGCTTTGAGGCAGAACATAATCCACCGCGCAAATTATGGGTATCCATTATGCTCTTGGGGGTGGCGGTGATGGGGTTGGGGGTGATTTCTCTGATTGCGGCTAATTGGGCCTTTATTCCGCTGCTGGTTAAATTAGCGCTTGCTCTCATCATACTCAGTTTAGTCGGCGTCAGTATTTGGGTATTAGATCAACATAATCATCCTTTAGGCTTTGAAACCGCGCTGACGGGTTTTCTCATTGGCTGTCTCGCCATGATCGGCTTGATTTCACAATTATTTCATTTAGGCGGACAGTGGTATCACGCCTTATTAGGCTGGGGAGTGATGACCTTACCGCTTGTGCTATTTGCTAGACGTTTGTTAGCACGCTTTTTATGGGTGAGCATTAGTTTAACGGGTTTGGTTTGGACACTATTAGCTATACCCTCGCCGGATATTCCCTTTGAAGTTATTTTACAAGTACTACCTCTACTAGGCTTTTTAATTGCTGTTGTTAGTTATTACGCTAGCGTATTTATTAAGCCTTTAGCTAATTTAAGCGCTAGTACCTTATTTTGGATGCAATTTAGTGGTTTAGTAGCATTAGGCTATATTGATGGTTTACGCACCCTAGGTGAACGTAATGATTTAGAAAGCTATTGGTATATAACGATATTAATACTCAGCCTAATGATTGGGGTAGGTATTGTATTGAATCGTAAGTATGCTTTATTAAATCGAGTACTCTTAATAAGCTGCTTATTATTACTACTACTCTATTATCATCCTACTTTATTTTTTAATGGTGAAACGTATTATAACTATTTTTGGTCGAGCACTACGACTACTGCATGGTGGCAAGCGGATGATATACGTGCTCCTCTTTTAACTTTAATCATTTTAGCGCTTTACGCTATGCACGTAGGTAATCAAGGCTTAACCACTAGCTTTAATATTATGACCTTATTGATTGGGATCAGATTTATTATTTTATATTTCCAAGCACTCGGTGGATTAGCAGCAACAGGCTTCGGTTTAATTATCTCTGGAGCTTTGTTAATTGCTATTGCATGGGCATGGCAACAGTACCGCAAACGCTTACAGCAATGGACACAGGAGCTAAGTTTATGA